Proteins from one Triticum aestivum cultivar Chinese Spring chromosome 7A, IWGSC CS RefSeq v2.1, whole genome shotgun sequence genomic window:
- the LOC123151228 gene encoding dynein light chain LC6, flagellar outer arm-like: MLEGKAVVEDTDMPARMQAAATSAASRALDLFDVDDCRAIAGHIKTEFDRRYGMGWQCVVGASFGCFFTHSSGTFIYFSLERLTFLLFKAAAVTAATSCASSGIS; encoded by the exons atgcTGGAGGGCAAGGCGGTGGTGGAGGACACGGACATGCCGGCGCGGATGCAGGCGGCGGCGACGTCGGCCGCCTCCCGCgcgctcgacctcttcgacgtcgACGACTGCCgcgccatcgccggccacatcAAGACG GAGTTCGACCGGCGGTACGGCATGGGGTGGCAGTGCGTGGTGGGCGCCAGCTTCGGGTGCTTCTTCACCCACTCCAGCGGCACCTTCATCTACTTCTCCCTCGAGCGCCTCACCTTCCTCCTCTTCAAGGCCGCCGCCGTCACCGCTGCGACCTCCTGTGCTTCGTCGGGGATATCTTAA